A single Carassius carassius chromosome 3, fCarCar2.1, whole genome shotgun sequence DNA region contains:
- the LOC132114288 gene encoding transcription initiation factor IIA subunit 2-like — MAYQLYRNTTLGNSLQESLDELIQSQQITPQLALQVLLQFDKAINTALANRVRNRVNFRGSLNTYRFCDNVWTFVLNDVEFREVTDLVKVDKVKIVACDGKNTGPNAAE, encoded by the exons ATGGCATATCAACTCTACAGAAACACGACACTCGGGAACAGTCTACAGGAGAGTCTTGATGAACTTATTCAG TCTCAACAGATCACACCACAGTTAGCCCTCCAAGTCCTGTTACAGTTTGATAAAGCTATCAACACAGCGCTGGCCAACCGGGTCCGCAACAGGGTCAATTTTAGG GGATCTCTGAACACATACAGATTCTGCGATAATGTCTGGACGTTTGTTTTAAATGACGTTGAGTTCCGGGAGGTGACGGATCTGGTTAAGGTGGACAAAGTAAAAATTGTAGCCTGTGATGGCAAAA ACACTGGGCCTAATGCAGCTGAGTGA